The sequence AGGCCGTGCTCGCACAGGGCAAAAATCTTTCCTGATCCCTGAGGTGGAGAAAGAGGATCAACCGCCCAGATAGGCTTCCTTGACCTTGGGATTTTCCAGCAGCTCCCGGCCCGGCCCTTCCAACACCACCCGGCCCACCTCCAGAATGTAGGCATAGTGGGCCACGGAAAGCGCGGCAAAGGCGTTCTGTTCCACCAGAAGCACGGTTTTGCCCTCAGCGTTGATCCGCTTGATGATCTCGAAAATCTCACGCACCAGCAACGGGGCCAGACCCAGCGAAGGCTCGTCAAGCATGAGCAGGTCCGGGCGGCTCATCAGCGCCCGGCCCACGGCCAGCATCTGCTGCTCGCCGCCGGACAGCGTGCCGCCCTTCTGCCAGCTCCGCTCCTTGAGGCGCGGGAAAAGGCTGTACACCCACTCCAGGTCCGCCGCGATCTCATCCTTGTCCTTGCGCGAATACGCGCCCAGATAAAGATTTTCCTCCACGCTCAGGTGCGGCAGGATGCGGCGACCCTCGGGCGACAGGGAAATGCCCTTGCGCACCATGTCTTCAGGTTTCAGGCCCCTGAGGGATACCGGCTCCTCGCCGTCATGCCGGGTAAAGAAAATCTCCCCGCTGATCGTTTTGTTCAGCCCGGCGATGGAGCGGATGATGCTGCTCTTGCCCGCGCCGTTGGCCCCGATCAGGGTCACTATGCTGCCGCGCGCAATGGAAAGGCTGACGCCCTGCACGGCCTGGATGCCGCCGTAGCGCACATGAAGATCGCGTATTTCAAGCATGCTGCACCGCCACGTCCTCACCCAGATAGGCGCGGATGACCACAGGATTGTTGCGCACGGCCTCGGGATCGCCCTCCGCGATCAGCGCGCCGTACTCCATGACCCAGATATACTGGCATACGCCCATGACCACTTTCATGTCGTGCTCGATAAGCAGAATGGTCAGATCGAACTCGTCCCGGATATGCTGGATGAAATGCATCAGCCCCAGGCTTTCCTGAGGATTCATGCCCGCCGCCGGTTCGTCCAGCAGAAGCAGGCGCGGTTCTGTGGCCAGGGCGCGGGCTATTTCCAGGCGGCGCTGAGCGCCATACGGCAGGCTGCCCGCCTTTTCATACAACTGATCGCCCAGGTTCACGCGCTCGGCCAGTTGCCGCCCCTTGCGGGCAATGTCCGCCTCTTCCCGGTAATAACGCGGCAGGCCCAACGGAGCCATCCACCAGGGGCAGTGGCGGCGCACATGGCAGCCCACCATGATATTCTCCAGCACGGTCATCTGCTGCGAAAGCCGGATATTCTGAAAGGTACGGGCCATGCCCAGACGGCAGATGTCATAGGGTTTGCGGCCCTTGATGCTCTTGCCCGCGAAAACCACATCTCCTTCCTGGGGGGTGTAAAAACCGCTCAGCACGTTGAACACCGTGGTTTTGCCGGCGCCGTTAGGGCCGATAATCCCCACGATGGTCCCCTGCGGAACGGCCAGGGTCAGCTCGCTCACGGCCGTCACTCCGCCGAAGCGCATGGTCACGTCCCTGGCCAGCAGCAGCGCGCCCGCATAGTCGGGCGGCGTGGGCAATACAAAGCCGCTCATGCCTTATGCCTCCTCAGGAAGGCGAAAATCCTCGTCCAGGTCAGTTCGCGCGTGCCCATGATGCCCTCGCGCCGGTAAAGGATGATCGCCAGCAGCACCAGTGAAAAAACCACCATGCGCATGCCCGGAATGCCGGGCAGTTCGATGAAACCCAGATTCATGGGCTCCTCGATGGCCCGCAGCCATTCCAGCAGGATGGTGATCACCGTGGCGCCGAGAATGCTGCCGGTCAGCGACCCCAGACCGCCGGCCACCACGAACATGAGCACGTTGAAGGTCAGCAGAAAGTTAAACATCTTGGGGTCGATGGTGGAAAGGTGGCTGCCCAGCAGCGCGCCGCCCACCCCCGCGAAAAAAGCGCCGATGCAGAAGGAAAGCACCTTGTAGCGAAAGACGTTGATGCCCATGACGCTGGCCGCGATTTCATTGTCGCGGATGCAGCGCAGCACGTTGCCGAAATTGCTGAACACCAGACGCGCCAGAACAATGAGGGTGAACAGCGCCCAGCCGTAACAGGCCAGCAACGTGGCATGGGACGGTATGCCCTTGATGCCCAGCGAACCGTTGGTCACGACCGTGGCGTTGACGATGAGCACGCGGATGATCTCGGCGAAACCCAGAGTGGCGATGCCCAGATAGTCGTCGCCCAGACGCAGCACAGGCACGGCGATGAAAAAGGCAAAGATCGTGGCCACCACGCCCCCGGCCAGCACGGACGCCCAGAAGGGAGTGAACAGCTCGGAGAAAGGCCAGATGATGGGTTCCAGAATCCACATCATCTCCTTCTGCTCCGGCGAAAGGATGCACAGGGCCGAGACATAGGCCCCCACGGCGATGAAGCCCGCGTGGCCCAGGGAAAACAGGCCCGTGAAGCCGTAAATCAGGTTCAGGGAGAGGGCCAGGATGATGTTGATGAAGATCAGCTTGGCGATGTAGATCTGGTAGTCGCCCAGAAAGCTTTCCGCCTGCCAGAGCGCGCAGCCCAGCAGAAACATAGCCGCAATGTTCAGGAGGGTGCTGCGGTTCAGACGCATCAGATTTTTTCCTCCATGCGTTCGCCCAACAGGCCCGTGGGCTTGAACAGCAGAACCAGCACCAGCAACACAAAGGCGAAGGCGTCGCGGTAGCCGGAAAGCTCGGGCATGAAAGCCACGGTCATGATTTCCACAAAACCCAGGGCCACGCCGCCGATCACCGCGCCCTGAATGGAGCCGATGCCGCCGAACACCGCCGCGATAAAGGCTTTCAGGCCGGGCATGATGCCCATGTAAGGGTGTACTTGCGGATAACGCAAGGCCCACATAATGCCCGAGGCCGCGGCCAGGGCCGAGCCCATGCAAAAGGTGAAGGCGATGATGTTGTCCACCCGCACGCCGAGGAGGCGCGTAGTCTCAATATCCTTGGAGATGGCCCGCATGGCCAGGCCCGGCTTGGTGCGGTAGACGATGTAGAGCAGAATGCCCACCAGCACGGCGGTCATGGCCGGGACGAAGGCCGTCAGGCGCAGAATGCGCAAGCCCCCCACCTGCCATTCCGAAACCAGCCATTCCGGCTGAAGCACGGGCCGGGGCTGACCGGTAAACACCACCACAGCGAGACTTTCAATGAAAAAGGACACCGCGATGGCGCTGATCAGGGCCGAAATGCGCGGGGCGTCGCGCAGGGGCCGGTAGGCCACCCGCTCGATGATCACACCCAGCAGGCTGGCCCCGGCGATGGCCATGATGGCGGCAATGCCCCAAGGCCAGCCGAAGGCGAAGGTGCCGAAAAAGACGAAATACGCGCCCACCATCAGGATGTCGCCGTGAGCGAAGTTGATCAGGCGCAGGATGCCGTAGACCATGGTATAGCCGATGGCGATCAGCGCGTAGAGCGACCCCAGGGTCAGGGCGTTGAAACAGTGCTGCAGAAACATGTCAAGGCTCATGGGCCACCTCTGGGCGCGCCCGCTCCTCGAAAACCGGCTCTGGCGACCCGGCCTTCGGACAGCGACGATCGCGCTGAACAATAAACGGACAACGCCCCGCGGCGGATTCCGCCGCGGGGCCATGACGTGCAACCGGTTTACTTGGGCGTTACTTCGCCCACATAGACGCGCTGGCCGTTCTTGTATTCGATGATGCCCACGGGCATTTCAGCGTCGTGGTTCTTGTTGATGGAGAGTTTGCCCAGAGCGGTGGGCAGACCCTTGGTTTCGGCCAGGGCCTTGGCGATGGCCTGGGGATCGGCCGAATTGGCTCGCTTGATGGCGTCCACGATCAGGAAGTAGCAGTTATAGCCCAAAGCGCCGTTCACGTTGGTTTCCTTGTCGGGATAGGCTGCTTTCCAGGCCTCGGTGAAGCGTTTGGCCTCGGGGCTCATGTTGGTCATTTGGGGATCATAGGGGAAGGTGGTGTGCAAAAAGCCTTCCGCCGCCTTGCCGCCCAGTTTGACGGTGTCCGGGTTATCCATGGCGTCCGCGCCCATCAGGCGGAAGGTCGCGCCCAGTTCGCGGGCCTGCTTCATGATGATGGCGCCTTCGGCGAAGTAGGCGGGCATGAAGACGATGTCGGGCTTTTTGGAGATCAACTCGGTGAGCTGGGCCGTGAAGTCCTGATCGCCGGAGCTGTACTTGAGGTTGGCCACCACTTCGCCACCCAATTTCTTGAAGGAGCGCGCGAAGAAACTGGACAGGCCCACGGCATAGTCGTTGGTCATATCCATGAGCACGGCGGCTTTTTTGAAGCCGAGATTTTCAAAGGCATAGGTGGCCGCGGCCGCGCCCTGGTAGGGATCGATGAAGCAGGCGCGGAAATAGTATTTCTTGCCCTGGGTCACCAGCGGGTTGGTGCAGGAGGTGCCCACGCCGGGCACTTTGGCTTTTTCGGCCACTTCAGCGCCGGCCATGGCCAGTGAGGAACCGTAGGTGCCGATAAGAGCCACGACCTTGTCGCGTTCCACAAGGCGTTTCACGGCATTGGCCGCTTCCACCTTGTCGGACTTGTTGTCCACCACCACAAGATCCACGGGACGGTCCAGCACCGTGGGCATTTCCTTCTGGGCCAGGCGCACGCCTTCCAGCTCCAATTGGCCGCCGAAGGCGTTCTGGCCGGTCAGCGGCAGGTACACGCCGATTTTGATGGGATCCTTGTCCGCGGCAGGCGCGGTCTGCGCTCCAAAACCCAGCGAAAGCGTCAGCGCGGCCAGCACCGCGAGATGTTTGCCCAGTTTCATCTAACCCTCCAGGTTGTGCGGTTCTCGACACGACAGACCCGCGCCGGTCGCCAAAGCGGCCCGCGGCGGCGGTCCTCCCGCCGCTGTGACAGGTATGTGTCGTTCAGTATAGACCACTTAGCCTTTTGCCGCAATTCACAAAAACAACATTCATCCCGGCCGGTCTATCTGTACATGGCCGCGTAGCGCGCGAAAAGCCGAAGGCTCGGCCGCGAAAAACGGTCCCATTCGGCATTGAGTTCCAGGCCCGGAATCAGGGCGCGGACCACGGGCAGATCCAGGTCCGCGCGGGTCAGCTCCACATAAAGCGGGCTTCTGCCGTGCCCGGCCAGGACGCATTCCAGAAGGCGGCGGTTGGCCTCGGCCGACGGGAGGCTGTAGTCCGGCAGGTCTTCCAGCACGCGCTCGGGCAGTCCGGCCAGACCGGGCCCGGAAGCCTTGCCGAAGGGGGCCGGTTGCGCCCAGACATAGGGCCAAGGCGTTTCGGTCAGCGCGGCCAGGGCGGCGCGCGCGCCGTTCAGATTGGCCCCGGTGGCCCGCGCCACACTGCCGTCGTGGGCTGTGACGAAGCACTGGTACACGGGCAGGCCCAACTCCGTGGTAATATCCTGAAACTGAACGCGGATGCCGCGCGCCGCGTAATCCTCCAGCAGACTCTGGATGCGCGGGTCGCGGCTTCTGAGGGTGAAGCAGCGCGCCCGGCTGAAGGGCGTGGTGGCCTCGGCGTCGCGCTCCAGAATTTCCGTAATCGCCGCCACCTTGGCCTCGTCCAGGCTGTTGCCCGACGCCAGGCCCGTGGAGCCTCCGGCCAGAAAAAGGTC comes from Desulfovibrio porci and encodes:
- a CDS encoding ABC transporter ATP-binding protein; translated protein: MLEIRDLHVRYGGIQAVQGVSLSIARGSIVTLIGANGAGKSSIIRSIAGLNKTISGEIFFTRHDGEEPVSLRGLKPEDMVRKGISLSPEGRRILPHLSVEENLYLGAYSRKDKDEIAADLEWVYSLFPRLKERSWQKGGTLSGGEQQMLAVGRALMSRPDLLMLDEPSLGLAPLLVREIFEIIKRINAEGKTVLLVEQNAFAALSVAHYAYILEVGRVVLEGPGRELLENPKVKEAYLGG
- a CDS encoding ABC transporter ATP-binding protein yields the protein MSGFVLPTPPDYAGALLLARDVTMRFGGVTAVSELTLAVPQGTIVGIIGPNGAGKTTVFNVLSGFYTPQEGDVVFAGKSIKGRKPYDICRLGMARTFQNIRLSQQMTVLENIMVGCHVRRHCPWWMAPLGLPRYYREEADIARKGRQLAERVNLGDQLYEKAGSLPYGAQRRLEIARALATEPRLLLLDEPAAGMNPQESLGLMHFIQHIRDEFDLTILLIEHDMKVVMGVCQYIWVMEYGALIAEGDPEAVRNNPVVIRAYLGEDVAVQHA
- a CDS encoding branched-chain amino acid ABC transporter permease yields the protein MRLNRSTLLNIAAMFLLGCALWQAESFLGDYQIYIAKLIFINIILALSLNLIYGFTGLFSLGHAGFIAVGAYVSALCILSPEQKEMMWILEPIIWPFSELFTPFWASVLAGGVVATIFAFFIAVPVLRLGDDYLGIATLGFAEIIRVLIVNATVVTNGSLGIKGIPSHATLLACYGWALFTLIVLARLVFSNFGNVLRCIRDNEIAASVMGINVFRYKVLSFCIGAFFAGVGGALLGSHLSTIDPKMFNFLLTFNVLMFVVAGGLGSLTGSILGATVITILLEWLRAIEEPMNLGFIELPGIPGMRMVVFSLVLLAIILYRREGIMGTRELTWTRIFAFLRRHKA
- a CDS encoding branched-chain amino acid ABC transporter permease — translated: MSLDMFLQHCFNALTLGSLYALIAIGYTMVYGILRLINFAHGDILMVGAYFVFFGTFAFGWPWGIAAIMAIAGASLLGVIIERVAYRPLRDAPRISALISAIAVSFFIESLAVVVFTGQPRPVLQPEWLVSEWQVGGLRILRLTAFVPAMTAVLVGILLYIVYRTKPGLAMRAISKDIETTRLLGVRVDNIIAFTFCMGSALAAASGIMWALRYPQVHPYMGIMPGLKAFIAAVFGGIGSIQGAVIGGVALGFVEIMTVAFMPELSGYRDAFAFVLLVLVLLFKPTGLLGERMEEKI
- a CDS encoding ABC transporter substrate-binding protein, which translates into the protein MKLGKHLAVLAALTLSLGFGAQTAPAADKDPIKIGVYLPLTGQNAFGGQLELEGVRLAQKEMPTVLDRPVDLVVVDNKSDKVEAANAVKRLVERDKVVALIGTYGSSLAMAGAEVAEKAKVPGVGTSCTNPLVTQGKKYYFRACFIDPYQGAAAATYAFENLGFKKAAVLMDMTNDYAVGLSSFFARSFKKLGGEVVANLKYSSGDQDFTAQLTELISKKPDIVFMPAYFAEGAIIMKQARELGATFRLMGADAMDNPDTVKLGGKAAEGFLHTTFPYDPQMTNMSPEAKRFTEAWKAAYPDKETNVNGALGYNCYFLIVDAIKRANSADPQAIAKALAETKGLPTALGKLSINKNHDAEMPVGIIEYKNGQRVYVGEVTPK